In the Synechococcus sp. MU1643 genome, CTGCAAGCGATTGCCCCGCCGGCTCCAGCGCACATCATCAAAACATTGATGGATCAAAAACAAACCACGGCCGCTGGCAGCATCGAGGTTCGACGGCAGGGTTGATGTGCGTGACTGTTGTGGGAGGCCGAAACCCTCATCCTGAACCTGCCAGACCATCCAATTGGGCGTAAGGATGCGGCGAACACGGAGCTTCTTGGCGGGGTTCTCAGCGTTGCCATGGCGAACGGCATTGACCAGGGCTTCATGCAATCCCAACTCAATCCGCTGAATGGTGAGACCACAACCAACCGGCTCGGTCAGCAGCTCCAGCAGAGGAGCCAGCTGAAGGGTCGACGGCAAGGTGAACTCAGCCCAGCGAAACCTCTTGGACGGCACTGTGGGGCCCTTGACGTCGGTCTTTCGAACTTACCGTTGATTGGAAGCCCCGTCAGGATCTGCGGGCCACAAGCGCCGGATGATTCAACAGGGAATCCATCAGGCGAACGCCACGGAGCTGATTGATCAAGGGCATGTGCCCCTCAGGAGCCTCGATCGACCAGGTAAAGGCACCGGGATAGCGGGTCCAGACGCCATCGCATTTCCAGCCAATCCGGGGCCAAAGGCGTTCATAACGCCCATCGAGGGCTGACAACAACTGGGACTGGGCTGTGAAGCCAAAGCGACCTTGGGAATACACGGTCCAGAGTCGATCGAGACTGACCAGATCAACGCCTGACATCGGCGCTACTTCTGAGAAATAGATGTAGCCCCGTTTCACGGCGGCATCACCGGCTAATTCGCGCAGGCACTGACTGGTGATGCGATCTGCCTCCTCAAAGTTCTGATGGAGCAGCTCCTGCTGCAGAGGCCCGTAATCCAGTCCAACCCCGGAATCAGTGGTCAACCAGCCTCGATCGGACGACGGGAGCAGAGCGAAAACAGCATCGGGCTGGTGGCGCTGCAACACCTGCAAGATCCACCCTGCAGCCCAGTCATCACAAGAGGGATCGAAACCAGAGAGCAATCCTGGTCCAACCGCAGCCAGCTCCTCAGCACGGGATTCGATCTGCTTGATCAGAGGACGTCGCTGGCGAGGTGTTCCCTCCGCGAAACGATCCAGCAGCTGGTCAACGCTGAGTTTGGTGGCGGGTGTGGAACCGGAGAGCATGAGTCGCAACCGGCCCCAACTGGCTCGGTGTTGGCCACTATGTCAGGCATGGGCGAAACAGGTTCAATCGAGATTCAGCAGCTTCGCGAGCTGAAAGGTCCGCTGGTGGACGTGCGCAGCCCCGGCGAATTTGAACAGGGACACTGGCCTGGGGCCATCAACGTGCCTCTTTTCAATAATGAGGAACGCGCCGCAGTCGGTACCGCCTACAAGCAGCAGGGACGGACTCCAGCGATTCATCTGGGGCTTGAACTCACCGGCCCCAAGCTCAGCAGCTTGGCCCGTCAACTGGAAAGCCTCCGTCACCAGGGGGATCCACGGATCTACTGCTGGAGGGGCGGAATGCGCTCGGCCAGTGTGGCCTGGCTTGCCCAACAGATCGATCTCAAGCCGAGGCTGCTTCAGGGGGGATACAAGAGCTACCGGCGCTGGGCTCAGAGCCGATTTGAACAGACCTGGCCCCTTCGCGTGATGGGCGGACGCACGGGAACAGGGAAAACCGATCTGCTGTTGGCCATGGCGGCACGCGGTGCAGCCGTTATTGATTTGGAAGGGCTGGCCAACCACCGCGGCAGCAGTTTCGGCGGCCTGGGCCTACCGGATCAACCCAGCACAGAGCACTACGAGAACCAATTGGCTGAGGCTCTGGATCAACATCTACACCGTGGGGCCACGGCGATCTGGTTAGAAGCTGAAAGCATCCAGGTGGGCCGTTGCCGCATTCCGAAGCCCCTGTTCGATCAGATGCAACAGGCCCCTGTGCTGGAGATTAAGCGCGAGCTAAAAGAGCGGGTGAACCAATTGGTGCAGGTGTACGGCCTCCAGGGGGGAGCTGCTCTGGCTGAAGCAACCGAAAGGATCAGTCGACGCCTGGGGCCCCAACGCACCAAGGAAGCCCTCGAAGCGATTGCCAGGGAAGACTGGGCCAGCGCCTGCCGCGCCACGCTCGATTACTACGACCGCTGTTACGACCATGAGTTAGCGCGAACGCACAGACGCGAAGCGATCGATCTCTCGGGGCTCAGCGCTGATCAAGCCGCCGAGAACTTGATCGACCGGGGGTTCATTGAAATCCCCGATTAAGATCGCCCCCAGCGATGGTTCGAGAACGACGTGAGCAAAGCAGCGATTCAGTTCTTTCGGGGAGTCAACGAGCCAGTGGTGCCCGACATCCGTCTGACCCGCAGCCGTGATGGCCGCACAGGTCAAGCCACCTTCCGTTTCGAACAGCCCGCTGCGATTGCACCCGAAACCATGGGTGACATCACCGGAATGTGGATGGTGGATGAAGAGGGCGAAATGGTCACCCGGGAAGTGAATGGCAAATTCGTAAACGGCACCGCCAGTGCCCTTGAAGCCGTTTATTCATGGAAGTCCGAAGAGGACTTCGAACGGTTCATGCGCTTCGCCCAGCGCTACGCCGATGCCAATGGCTTGGGTTATTCACAAAGCCAGGAATCCGATCAGACTGACGGAGCCGACGATCAACAAGCTTGAGACTGCCTCAGTGGCTGTCATTGACAGCCTTTATTGCAGCCATCGTTCTGCTTTGGTCGCTGCGTGACCTTCTGCTGCTGATTTTTGCAGCGATTGTTTTAGCCATGGCGCTGTGCACGCTGGTGGGCATCCTTCGCCAGCGGCAGCCGATGCAGCGGCCAGTGGCCTTACTGCTCTGCATCGTTGGACTGATGTTGGTGGCAGCAGCTGCGGCAGGCGTTGTTGTCCCTCCTTTCCTCGAGGAGTTTGCACTGTTGTTGCAGAAGCTGCCCGAAGCGGGGCAGACCCTCGTTCGGCTAGGCCTCGGTTGGATCGACAGCATCAGTGCGTCCATTTATGGCGTCGATGCATTCCCCGATCTCGAGGAACTGGGACTGAACGGTCCACGCCAGCTCGTGCCCGACGGTTCATCACTCGCCGCTGGCGTGGGCAATGGCTTGTTGGGCCTGCTCGGTTTGGCTGGCAACCTCGGCAACGGTGTTCTGCGTCTGTTGTTCGTGGTGGCGGTGGCCCTGATGATCAGCATTCAGCCCCAGGCCTATCGGAATGTTGGGCTTCAGCTGATTCCCTCCTTCTACCGACGCCGGGGGCTCCGCATCCTGGATCAATGCGGTGCTGCCTTGAGCAGCTGGATGGTGGGTGTGCTGATCAGCTCCCTGGCGGTGTTTGTGCTGTGCAGCATTGCGTTAACACTTTTGGGCGTGAAGCTCGTTCTGGCCAATGCACTCCTTGCAGGCCTGTTGAACGTGATTCCCAATCTGGGACCAACGATGAGCACAATCTTCCCGATGGCGGTGGCCCTGTTGGATGCCCCCTGGAAAGCAGCTGCGGTGCTGGGTGCCTATGTAGTGATCCAGAACATCGAGAGTTATGTGATCACACCATCGGTGATGCACCACCAGGTGAAGCTGCTCCCAGGATTGACTCTGGCTGCTCAGTTTCTGTTCACACTCCTGTTTGGCCCCCTCGGCCTGCTGATGGCTCTGCCCTTAGCGGTGGTGCTGCAGGTGATCATCCGTGAAGTGCTGATCCACGATGTCTTGGATCGCTGGAAGCGTCTGGAGCCGGTTCGATGACATCCGGCACGTTTCTTGTTGCACTCACCTTGGTGGTGCTGGTGCTTTTGCTCTGGCACCTGCGTTGGGTGCTGCTGGTGCTATTCGGCGCCGTGGTTGTAGCCGTCGCCCTGGATGTGCTGATTGTTCAGGTTCAAAAGCGATCCCCACTGGAGCGCCCACAGGCCCTGGGGGTCGTGCTGGGGATTTTGATTTTGGCCGGGGGACTGCTTGGGCAACTGCTGGTTCCGGAACTGATCAGCCAGTTCCAGCAACTGGGGCGGGATCTGCCGCAGTTGGTCAGCAAGGTGTCCGACCTGCTGAGCAATGAGCCACGCCTGGCGCAACTCAATGACGCTTTGGGTGAGGGCCTCAATCTGAAAGGGCTTCAGCCGTTGCTGGGTTTCGCTGGAGGTGCGGCGAACTCGCTGATTCAACTGTTCCTGATGGTTCTGCTAGCGATCCTGCTGGCCTTGGATCCAAACGCCCATCGGCGCATGGTTGTGGCCATGACTCCCCGACCGGCACGTCAGCAGATGGAGCACCTGCTCTATGAATGCCGGCAAGCGTTGGGAGGGTGGCTCAGTGGCATGACCCTCTCCGCCACCACCGTGTTTCTACTTACCTGGGGTGGCCTATTGCTGCTCAAAGCCCCCCTGGCCCTGTTGAGTGCCTTGGTCTGTGGCCTGCTCACATTCGTGCCGACCATCGGCCCTACGGCGGCAACGCTGCTGCCCACGGGGTTGGCCCTACTGCAGTCGCCGCAATTGATGGTGTCGGTGCTGGTGTTCCGGCTGGTGCTGCAGAACCTAGAGGCCTTTCTGCTCACACCGCTGTTGCTGCGCAAAACAGTGAATCTGCTGCCCACCGTGGCCTTAACAGCTCAGCTCAGCCTTGGTGCCCTGTTGGGGCTTCCTGGCGTATTGCTGGCCCTTCCCCTGGTGGTGGTGCTTCAGGTGCTGATGCAGCGCGTGGTGGTACAGCAGATCATGGATCGCTGGGCGTGAGCCGAGAAACCAGACATGCATCGAACTGAACACTTGGTAACAAGGGTCACACCTGAGACCAGCTCTGACTAAGTATTTTTACTGAGTCGTGAGAACGACGCGTCGAGCATTGGGACTCTTGGGAGAGGGTCCCAATTTTTTGCCTCCTTCAGAGCAGCTGACGTTTCTTTTTCTCGCTCGAATCGCGCTCTCGCTCAACCGCCTGCCAGTAAGCCGCGGAGACCGCAACCTCCTGCCCCCGTTCAATTTGGGTCAACCGCGCTTTCAGCGCTTCCACCTCGGCACGCAAGCCAAACACCACCTCACTAAGACCCGGATTCAACTCCATGGAACCTGAGCAACCAATCGAGTCGTAGCTCAGGCTTGAAAAACAATGACGTTCACCTCGATACCGAAGAAGCCCCCTCGACGCCCTTCAATCCAATAGTGTGTCCAAGAGGTCTTGAGACAAACCGGCTTGGACGTCATCTTCAATTTCTCCCGTTATGAGGAACTGAGGCAGGCCGTGATGCAGCTGGTTCGCGAGAATTTGGACCCTGAGTTGCTGCACGAAGAAGCCCACGATCTGTTCGAATCGTGGTGGGCCTCAACCCACAGCCAGGGGCAGTGGAATGCCGACGTGAAACAACGCACCTGGGATTCGATCTGGCGTGAATTTGGCAAAAGCCCCAAGCGCTAACTGAAGCGACGCCATAAAGAGCCGGAACCCAGCAAAACCAGCACAGCAAGCTGATGATGCCGAATGGCATAACCAAGCCCCGTCATGGTGAACTGATCACTGAGCAACAGGATTTCGGTGCGCAGATCACCGAGAGCCAGCAGGATCAACAAAATCGGGAACCAACGGGCTGGAACAGCACGGCGTCTGCGCTCTGAATCGCCGCTGGGATTAGTCACGGGAGCGGTCCCAGAGGGTGAGCAGCGACGGTGCCAGGGCAATACTCGACCAAGAACCAACAACAACCCCGAGGGCGAGGGCTATCGCAAACCAATACAGAGTTGCCCCCCCGAAAAACACGAGAGCCAAAAGGGGCAGCAAGGTCGTTCCGCTGGTGTAAAGGGTTCGGGTCAATGTGGCAGAAACCGCTTGATCCACCTGTAGTGAAAGGGGCAAGTCGGCGGCGTCCTTGCTGCGTTCACGGATGCGATCAAAGACCACCACCGTGTCGTTCACCGAATAACCTGCAATCGTCAGCAGTGAAACCGCAAACAAGCTGTCCACCTCCAGCTGAAGCACAACCCCGAG is a window encoding:
- a CDS encoding AI-2E family transporter produces the protein MTSGTFLVALTLVVLVLLLWHLRWVLLVLFGAVVVAVALDVLIVQVQKRSPLERPQALGVVLGILILAGGLLGQLLVPELISQFQQLGRDLPQLVSKVSDLLSNEPRLAQLNDALGEGLNLKGLQPLLGFAGGAANSLIQLFLMVLLAILLALDPNAHRRMVVAMTPRPARQQMEHLLYECRQALGGWLSGMTLSATTVFLLTWGGLLLLKAPLALLSALVCGLLTFVPTIGPTAATLLPTGLALLQSPQLMVSVLVFRLVLQNLEAFLLTPLLLRKTVNLLPTVALTAQLSLGALLGLPGVLLALPLVVVLQVLMQRVVVQQIMDRWA
- a CDS encoding AI-2E family transporter; amino-acid sequence: MRLPQWLSLTAFIAAIVLLWSLRDLLLLIFAAIVLAMALCTLVGILRQRQPMQRPVALLLCIVGLMLVAAAAAGVVVPPFLEEFALLLQKLPEAGQTLVRLGLGWIDSISASIYGVDAFPDLEELGLNGPRQLVPDGSSLAAGVGNGLLGLLGLAGNLGNGVLRLLFVVAVALMISIQPQAYRNVGLQLIPSFYRRRGLRILDQCGAALSSWMVGVLISSLAVFVLCSIALTLLGVKLVLANALLAGLLNVIPNLGPTMSTIFPMAVALLDAPWKAAAVLGAYVVIQNIESYVITPSVMHHQVKLLPGLTLAAQFLFTLLFGPLGLLMALPLAVVLQVIIREVLIHDVLDRWKRLEPVR
- a CDS encoding GUN4 domain-containing protein; protein product: MLSGSTPATKLSVDQLLDRFAEGTPRQRRPLIKQIESRAEELAAVGPGLLSGFDPSCDDWAAGWILQVLQRHQPDAVFALLPSSDRGWLTTDSGVGLDYGPLQQELLHQNFEEADRITSQCLRELAGDAAVKRGYIYFSEVAPMSGVDLVSLDRLWTVYSQGRFGFTAQSQLLSALDGRYERLWPRIGWKCDGVWTRYPGAFTWSIEAPEGHMPLINQLRGVRLMDSLLNHPALVARRS
- a CDS encoding ATP-binding protein; translation: MPSKRFRWAEFTLPSTLQLAPLLELLTEPVGCGLTIQRIELGLHEALVNAVRHGNAENPAKKLRVRRILTPNWMVWQVQDEGFGLPQQSRTSTLPSNLDAASGRGLFLIHQCFDDVRWSRRGNRLQLACRWPVSDAGSPDPSTLL
- the mnmH gene encoding tRNA 2-selenouridine(34) synthase MnmH, whose translation is MSGMGETGSIEIQQLRELKGPLVDVRSPGEFEQGHWPGAINVPLFNNEERAAVGTAYKQQGRTPAIHLGLELTGPKLSSLARQLESLRHQGDPRIYCWRGGMRSASVAWLAQQIDLKPRLLQGGYKSYRRWAQSRFEQTWPLRVMGGRTGTGKTDLLLAMAARGAAVIDLEGLANHRGSSFGGLGLPDQPSTEHYENQLAEALDQHLHRGATAIWLEAESIQVGRCRIPKPLFDQMQQAPVLEIKRELKERVNQLVQVYGLQGGAALAEATERISRRLGPQRTKEALEAIAREDWASACRATLDYYDRCYDHELARTHRREAIDLSGLSADQAAENLIDRGFIEIPD
- the psb28 gene encoding photosystem II reaction center protein Psb28, which codes for MSKAAIQFFRGVNEPVVPDIRLTRSRDGRTGQATFRFEQPAAIAPETMGDITGMWMVDEEGEMVTREVNGKFVNGTASALEAVYSWKSEEDFERFMRFAQRYADANGLGYSQSQESDQTDGADDQQA